The Sphaeramia orbicularis chromosome 16, fSphaOr1.1, whole genome shotgun sequence genome window below encodes:
- the LOC115435493 gene encoding gamma-aminobutyric acid receptor-associated protein-like 1 — protein sequence MGSQYQRSVPLEVRRAEGERVRAKHPDKIPIIVERAPRSRAPELDKKKYLVPSDLTVGQLCFLIRQRVSLRPEEALFFFVNNSLPPSSSPLSAVYEEHHEEDLFLYMTYSNESVYGA from the exons ATGGGCAGTCAATACCAGCGGTCAGTACCACTTGAGGTGAGGAGAGCAGAGGGAGAGAGGGTCCGAGCAAAGCATCCGGACAAAATACCG ATCATTGTGGAGAGGGCTCCGAGGTCGCGAGCACCTGAACTGGACAAGAAAAAATACCTAGTGCCCTCAGATCTAACAG ttggccAGTTGTGTTTCCTCATCCGTCAGCGAGTGTCTTTGAGGCCAGAGGAGGCGCTCTTCTTCTTTGTCAACAACTCCCTTCCTCCATCCAGCTCCCCTCTCTCTGCTGTATATGAG GAGCATCATGAAGAGGACCTGTTTCTCTACATGACTTACAGTAATGAGAGTGTGTATGGTGCCTGA